From Topomyia yanbarensis strain Yona2022 chromosome 1, ASM3024719v1, whole genome shotgun sequence, one genomic window encodes:
- the LOC131691690 gene encoding small lysine-rich protein 1, with amino-acid sequence MPGKGKKKATGKGGKDPADKSSGASGGGGEDDEADEEEAEVKPKKGRGKKGKGKGGKSSKFQGDLFSEAAMENAYYVCHNIQDVLKSRGFAWPDGQKKKKKGKK; translated from the exons ATGCCCGGTAAAGGCAAAAAGAAAGCGACTGGAAAAGGGGGCAAAGATCCCGCTGATAAGAGCTCTGGAGCTAGTGGCGGTGGTGGTGAGGACGATGAAGCCGACGAAGAAGAAGCGGAAGTGAAACCGAAGAAAGGCAGGGGAAAGAAAGGTAAAGGAAAAGGAGGAAAATCTTCCAAGTTCCAGGGTGATCTGTTCAGCGAGGCCGCCATGGAAAATGCGTACTACGTGTGTCACAACATTCAG GACGTGTTAAAGTCGCGTGGCTTTGCCTGGCCAGATGGtcagaaaaagaaaaagaaggGCAAAAAGTAA